The proteins below come from a single Argentina anserina chromosome 1, drPotAnse1.1, whole genome shotgun sequence genomic window:
- the LOC126803451 gene encoding probable fructokinase-4 produces the protein MPEIEGLASEEHSSFLTGNPNIDDESAMSLWHLNLKLLLVTLGEKGSRYYMKNFRGSVEAFHVTAVDTTGPGDSFVGALLAKIVDDQSVLDDEPRLREVLKFANACGAITTTKKGAIPALPNES, from the coding sequence ATGCCGGAAATTGAAGGGTTGGCTAGCGAAGAACATTCATCTTTTCTCACAGGAAATCCAAACATTGATGATGAATCTGCCATGAGTCTGTGGCACTTGAACTTAAAGCTCCTCCTAGTTACTCTTGGCGAAAAGGGCAGCAGATACTACATGAAGAATTTCCGGGGATCTGTGGAAGCTTTTCATGTAACTGCTGTAGATACTACTGGGCCTGGTGATTCATTTGTGGGTGCTTTGCTTGCAAAGATTGTTGATGACCAATCTGTTCTTGATGATGAGCCAAGGTTGAGGGAAGTACTCAAATTCGCAAATGCATGCGGAGCAATAACAACTACTAAGAAGGGAGCTATTCCTGCACTCCCTAATGAGTCTTAA